In Podospora pseudoanserina strain CBS 124.78 chromosome 5, whole genome shotgun sequence, a single window of DNA contains:
- a CDS encoding hypothetical protein (COG:S; EggNog:ENOG503NWHU): protein MKAVVNEDEVQPRKGVEGGNGKTKAAKVKESFEDEQEEEEEPRRTRVELRTRKTKGSSLKESLESKPEEEQEYVSAREEVSILEDVSIFDDTFHSCESEEDPQDDSDSDNDDEGGSYTEQGSDDDSEFDLGPPPRKAPAAESQGRAKPARNSNSSVNSSQSKKAKAKNLEDRFLRLRLDNIPLPPPQSIPLTISTPTEEPGSSPSSTPPRPAPAPRPKGLVSPTKLPRIPNTPHRPSTDMFWSQEFVEDWNDQHSPAKQLFPSKPPPPPHPPPPPLPTTTSKPPSSSSFSSSPAKKTASERQSLKEFETNRLSLAETFLSLLDTRITSSQLSTLSASTGGIKIIWSRTLATTAGRANWKRETFRPPNSPPVFRHHCSIELSTKVITTPHRLYNVLAHEFCHLCNFMISGITTNPHGKEFKAWGEKVTGVFGKEYGIEVTTKHTYEIEFRYVWECGGCGMGYKRHSKSIDVGRHRCGVCKGVLVQVKPTPRGGGGKAGDSGGGGGGGGGGQEKKQSAYQIFMKEEMKRVKAEQPGMQQKDVMKVVAERWKAEKERNGGVVVMVAGSKEGTPEVKLPVRGGKKEIEVVDLT, encoded by the coding sequence atgaaggcggtggtgaatgaggatgaggtgcagccgaggaagggggttgaggggggaaatGGGAAGACTAAGGCGGCAAAGGTGAAGGAGTCGTTTGAGgacgagcaagaagaggaggaggagccgagACGGACGAGGGTTGAACTCAGGACTAGAAAGACCAAGGGGTCTTCATTGAAAGAGTCGCTGGAGTCAAAaccagaggaggagcaggaatATGTCTCTGCCAGGGAGGAAGTGAGCATTCTTGAGGACGTTTCCATATTCGACGACACGTTTCATTCGTGTGAGTCAGAGGAGGACCCGCAAGatgacagcgacagcgacaacgacgacgaggggGGGAGCTACACGGAGCAGGGTTCGGACGACGACAGTGAATTTGACCTTGGTCCCCCGCCGAGGAAAGCTCCAGCTGCGGAGTCCCAAGGAAGAGCAAAGCCAGCGCGAAACTCCAACTCATCAGTTAACTCTTCCCAATCAAAAAAAGCCAAGGCAAAAAACCTAGAAGATAGGTTTTTGCGACTTCGCCTGgacaacatccccctcccaccaccacaatcaATTCCATTGACAATTTCGACCCCCACCGAGGAACCCGGATCTTCAccgtcatcaacaccacccagaCCCGCCCCTGCTCCCCGTCCAAAAGGCCTAGTATCACCCACCAAACTCCCTCgcatccccaacaccccccaccgACCATCAACAGACATGTTCTGGTCCCAAGAATTCGTCGAAGACTGGAACGACCAACACTCCCCAGCAAAACAACTTTTCccttccaaaccaccaccaccccctcatcctcctcctcctcctctcccaaccacaaccagcaaaccaccctcctcctcctccttctcctcctcccccgccaaaaaAACCGCCTCAGAACGCCAATCCCTCAAAGAATTCGAAACCAACCGTCTCTCCCTCGCAGAGAcattcctctccctcctcgacacccgcatcacctcctcccaactctCCACCCTGTCCGCCTCGACAGGCGGCATAAAAATCATCTGGTCCCGCACCCTagccaccacggccgggcGGGCAAACTGGAAAAGGGAAACGTTCCGCCCGCCGAATTCCCCTCCTGTATTCCGGCACCATTGCTCTATCGAGTTGTCGACCAAGGTCATCACCACGCCTCACAGGTTGTACAATGTGCTCGCGCACGAGTTTTGCCATCTCTGCAATTTCATGATTAgtggcatcaccaccaaccctcacgGGAAGGAGTTCAAGGCttggggggagaaggtgacGGGGGTGTTTGGGAAGGAGTATGGGATCGAGGTTACGACGAAGCATACTTATGAAATTGAATTTAGGTATGTGTGGGAGtgtggggggtgtgggatGGGGTATAAGAGGCATTCGAAGAGTATCGATGTGGGGAGGCATAGGTGTGGGGTTTGTaagggggtgctggtgcaGGTTAAGCCGACGccaaggggagggggtgggaaggctggtgacagtggtggtggtggtggtggtggtggtggtggtcaagaaaAGAAGCAGAGCGCGTACCAGATTTTtatgaaggaggagatgaagagggtCAAGGCGGAGCAGCCGGGGATGCAACAGAAGGATGTGATGAAGGTTGTGGCGGAGAGGTggaaggctgagaaggagaggaatgggggggtggtggtgatggtggcgggtTCAAAGGAGGGGACGCCAGAGGTGAAGTTGCcggtgagaggggggaagaaggagattgaggtggtggatttgaCGTGA